From a single Rosa rugosa chromosome 7, drRosRugo1.1, whole genome shotgun sequence genomic region:
- the LOC133722836 gene encoding uncharacterized mitochondrial protein AtMg00310-like — MPVVPCHERYLGLPTVSGKDKKKLFQSLLDRVWNRVHGWEGKLLSKAGKEVLIKTVAQAIPNYTMSVFQLPAGTSDAINKCVARFWWGKEGGKGIHWRRWSDLCFSKKDGGLGFRDLSLFNQALLGKQGWRLMMYPDSLVARMLKAKYFPWDDFMEAELGSSPSYLWRSFLWGRELLRKGVRWRIGDGKEVRVFIDP, encoded by the coding sequence ATGCCGGTTGTGCCATGTCATGAACGTTACCTTGGCCTTCCAACTGTTTCTGGTAAGGACAAGAAAAAGTTATTTCAATCCTTACTAGATAGAGTTTGGAATCGGGTGCATGGCTGGGAAGGGAAGCTGCTATCTAAGGCTGGGAAAGAGGTACTTATTAAAACTGTGGCACAAGCAATTCCTAATTACACGATGAGTGTATTTCAGTTGCCGGCAGGGACTAGTGATGCGATTAATAAATGTGTAGCAAGATTTTGGTGGGGGAAGGAAGGTGGTAAGGGTATACATTGGCGGCGGTGGAGTGATCTATGTTTCAGCAAAAAGGATGGTGGTTTGGGATTTAGAGATTTATCTCTATTTAATCAGGCTCTATTAGGGAAGCAGGGATGGAGGTTAATGATGTATCCTGATTCTTTGGTTGCTCGTATGTTGAAAGCAAAGTATTTTCCGTGGGATGATTTTATGGAGGCTGAGCTTGGATCAAGTCCATCTTATTTATGGAGATCCTTTTTATGGGGTAGAGAGTTGCTTCGGAAGGGGGTTAGATGGAGAATAGGAGATGGGAAGGAAGTTAGAGTGTTTATTGATCCATGA
- the LOC133721522 gene encoding exocyst complex component EXO70H1-like, protein MPTKGMRSLFFHPKAPSFSFSSHSSPSRSSISFPTPQRSRSAGSNISETMVDEMLENAAVMIMKWNPESSAFGRHTSLFYESKKEAQQYIKCVNDLQRVMQFLVSDDPTSEKLVHAQSLMQIAMKRLQKEFYQILSMNRAHLDPESVSSRSRSSRTASSTSDDDIDDGEDKDFAGDTISNVEQASTMAMTDLKSIAECMISSGYAKECVHIYNMIRKSIIDEAMYKLGVERISSSQINKMDREILELKIQNWLNAVKVSMTTLFYGERILCDHVFDVSKSIRESCFAHIAREAATLLFGLPQVLVSKSKKNYPEEIIFRLLDMYTAISEYWPEIESIFGFESTATARSEALNSLIRLSESVRSMLSEFETSIQKDSSKSPVTGGGVHPLTLRVMSHLSLLTDYSNVLADIFIDWTPPAKLPLPESEDSSVSAISLRMVWLILVLVCRLDDKAKQYKEVSLSYLFLANNLQHVISKVRTSNLQYLLGEEWISKHEAKVRQFAANYERLTWGVVLSSLPENLSAEMSSQEARLIFRNFNFNLEETFQKQKLNVVADAKLRDEIKASVTKKLVSVYKEFYDTHKVSVGSVRNVAMYARFTPEDVAHYLSDLY, encoded by the coding sequence ATGCCTACAAAAGGAATGAGAAGCCTCTTCTTTCACCCAAAAGCgccatctttttcattttcatctcACTCTTCCCCATCAAGAAGCTCAATTTCATTCCCAACCCCACAGCGCAGCAGGAGCGCTGGTTCTAACATTTCGGAGACGATGGTGGACGAGATGTTGGAAAACGCAGCCGTTATGATCATGAAATGGAACCCTGAATCCTCTGCATTCGGGAGACACACCTCCTTATTCTACGAGAGCAAAAAGGAAGCTCAACAATACATCAAGTGCGTGAACGATCTCCAGAGAGTCATGCAATTCTTGGTCTCAGACGATCCCACCTCCGAAAAATTGGTTCACGCCCAGAGCCTCATGCAGATTGCCATGAAGCGGTTACAGAAGGAATTTTACCAGATTCTTTCTATGAACCGAGCTCACTTGGACCCCGAATCAGTTTCGTCCCGGTCCAGGTCTTCCCGCACCGCTTCCAGCACATCAGATGACGACATCGATGACGGAGAAGACAAGGATTTTGCAGGAGATACCATCTCCAATGTGGAACAGGCTTCTACCATGGCCATGACTGACCTCAAATCCATAGCGGAATGCATGATCTCCTCCGGTTACGCAAAGGAGTGCGTTCACATCTACAATATGATAAGGAAATCAATCATAGACGAAGCTATGTATAAGCTCGGAGTGGAGAGAATTTCCTCTTCTCAGATCAATAAGATGGATAGGGAAATTCTCGAGCTCAAAATCCAGAATTGGCTTAATGCGGTGAAGGTGTCTATGACAACACTCTTTTACGGGGAGCGAATCCTCTGCGATCACGTTTTTGACGTCTCAAAATCCATCAGAGAGTCTTGCTTCGCTCACATAGCCAGAGAAGCCGCCACTCTTCTCTTCGGTCTTCCTCAAGTACTCGTCTCGAAGAGCAAGAAGAACTATCCAGAAGAAATCATCTTCCGTCTTCTCGACATGTACACCGCAATTTCCGAATACTGGCCGGAGATAGAATCTATCTTCGGTTTTGAGTCAACCGCCACAGCTCGGTCTGAAGCGCTCAACTCGCTCATCCGACTCAGTGAGTCAGTTCGCTCAATGCTTTCCGAATTTGAGACTTCTATTCAGAAAGACTCGTCAAAATCCCCGGTCACCGGTGGCGGAGTCCATCCTCTGACTCTCCGCGTGATGAGTcacctctctctcctcaccGATTACAGCAACGTGCTGGCCGACATTTTCATTGATTGGACACCTCCGGCGAAGCTGCCCCTGCCGGAGTCTGAAGACTCGTCGGTGTCGGCTATATCTCTCCGTATGGTTTGGCTCATCCTTGTCCTTGTCTGCAGGCTCGATGACAAAGCCAAACAGTACAAGGAAGTGTCCTTATCGTACCTCTTCCTCGCAAACAATCTCCAACACGTAATCTCAAAAGTCCGTACTTCAAATCTTCAGTACCTTCTCGGCGAGGAGTGGATTTCGAAGCACGAAGCGAAGGTGAGACAGTTTGCGGCGAACTACGAGCGGTTAACTTGGGGAGTTGTGCTCTCATCATTGCCTGAAAATTTGTCAGCGGAGATGTCTTCGCAGGAAGCGAGGTTGATTTTCCGCAACTTCAATTTCAATCTCGAGGAGACGTTTCAGAAACAGAAGTTAAATGTGGTAGCTGATGCGAAACTCCGAGACGAAATCAAGGCGTCGGTAACAAAGAAGCTTGTCTCGGTTTACAAGGAGTTTTACGATACACATAAGGTTTCGGTTGGTAGTGTGAGAAATGTGGCGATGTACGCCAGATTTACTCCGGAAGATGTTGCACATTACTTATCGGACTTGTATTAA